One window of the Papaver somniferum cultivar HN1 unplaced genomic scaffold, ASM357369v1 unplaced-scaffold_115, whole genome shotgun sequence genome contains the following:
- the LOC113329054 gene encoding probable LRR receptor-like serine/threonine-protein kinase RFK1: protein MANASVFSIGNGQYLFQFTSVEDKNKVLESSGLLHMEGKPLIFLKWNWKLKIDKAETTKTVPIWVKIYNLPLFLWNPSFLSKVVSAFGIPICADQKTKKQQRLDYAWVYMRVDASKPLLDSFLISVKGIDYLLNLEYDWLLWYFLLTCFNKLILENLEEEIQNGNFSYQQIKAATKDFRPAYKIGEGGFGSVYMGVLTDGRAIAVKVISPKLLQGKKEFLNEINAMSTYKHPNIVPLLGHCVAEDNRFVLVYDYYANGDLDHALFGNKNLKKRLDWETRVKICIGIAKSLVYLHEGAQFKIVHRDIKLANVLLDVHFTPKMADFGLAKLLTTERVLTLE from the exons ATGGCGAATGCTTCCGTGTTCTCCATCGGGAACGGGCAGTATCTATTTCAGTTCACTTCTGTTGAAGATAAGAATAAAGTTTTAGAATCATCAGGTCTTTTGCATATGGAAGGTAAACCATTGATTTTCCTAAAATGGAATTGGAAACTGAAAATAGATAAAGCTGAAACCACGAAAACCGTTCCTATATGGGTGAAGATTTATAACTTGCCTTTATTCCTTTGGAATCCATCGTTTCTGAGTAAGGTTGTCAGCGCATTCGGAATTCCTATATGTGCTGATCAGAAAACCAAAAAGCAACAACGGCTGGATTATGCATGGGTTTACATGAGAGTAGATGCCAGTAAACCATTGTTGGACAGTTTTCTTATTTCAGTTAAAGGAATTGACTATCTACTCAACTTGGAATATGATTG GTTATTATGGTATTTTTTGTTAACTTGTTTTAACAAATTGATTCTCGAAAATCtagaagaagaaatccaaaaTGGAAATTTCAGTTACCAACAAATTAAAGCTGCTACCAAAGATTTCAGACCTGCATACAAGATTGGTGAAGGTGGTTTTGGATCAGTTTATATG GGAGTTCTCACGGATGGTAGGGCAATCGCAGTGAAAGTCATTTCTCCCAAGTTACTGCAAGGAAAGAAAGAATTTCTAAATGAAATAAATGCAATGTCTACATACAAACACCCAAATATTGTTCCATTGCTTGGCCATTGTGTTGCAGAGGATAACAGATTTGTATTAGTATACGACTACTATGCTAATGGAGATTTAGACCATGCATTATTTGGTAACAAAAATCTTAAGAAGAGACTGGATTGGGAAACCAGAGTTAAAATCTGTATCGGAATAGCGAAAAGTCTTGTATACTTACACGAAGGAGCACAATTCAAAATTGTGCATAGAGATATTAAGCTTGCCAATGTTTTATTAGACGTGCATTTTACTCCCAAGATGGCAGATTTTGGATTGGCCAAGCTATTGACAACCGAGAGGGTACTCACACTGGAGTAG
- the LOC113329053 gene encoding uncharacterized protein LOC113329053: MGYIAPEYVIEGYLTEKADVYSFGVLVLELMSGRRCVDKSKDSPPLLEFAKVLQKKRNLISLLDQDLTNIPRNEATMVLDLAMLCTSHSPKARPNISDVVKILEGKNVLNTPLQELDDLAGVTSDEMTLSDFSYYYMDSCRKEIVKGSNIGKRADYSRSSMMGTNFPTSETPISNVNASSTSTTLEKNITEMADEAELEYIEPQLEEGKYRIECSNEEFKIGCNKWNNSLVGYLLNENGTFDEEVDEAILREMIPAGNGYSVFCIGSGHYLFQFSCVEDKIRGLESSGLLRVEGKPLVLIKWDWKLTLNKAETMKSIPSWVKIYNLPLFLWNSSCLSKVVSAFGIPICADQKTIKQQRLDYARVYMKVDARKPLLDSFLISVKGVDYLLKLEYDWKPLRDPFPVNKARRVEQQLEIIHSDLCGPIEVTSHGGNNYFITFVDDFSRKAWVYLVKQKVMLFMLSEVSKLMLRNKLVTAGTLGILAGLFHLSVRRLTFSIFSTLVQNINILRTDRGTKYTVVDSFMEEHGILHQLSARYTPQQNGVAERKNKTIMEMAISITRTKGLPKHLWGYAVDTAVYLLNRCPTNSLNNITREEAWRGVKPSVRHLRIFG; the protein is encoded by the exons AT GGGATATATTGCTCCCGAGTATGTAATTGAGGGTTATTTAACTGAGAAAGCAGATGTCTACAGTTTCGGAGTACTAGTACTTGAACTTATGAGTGGAAGGCGTTGTGTAGACAAATCAAAAGACTCGCCACCCCTTTTAGAATTC GCCAAAGTTTTACAGAAGAAGCGAAATCTTATATCATTACTGGACCAAGACTTGACTAACATTCCACGGAATGAAGCTACCATGGTGCTAGATTTGGCAATGTTATGCACATCTCACTCTCCAAAAGCAAGGCCTAATATATCTGATGTGGTGAAAATTCTTGAAGGAAAGAATGTTTTAAATACTCCTCTGCAAGAATTAGATGACTTGGCAGGAGTCACTTCGGATGAGATGACCTTGAGTGATTTCTCATATTACTACATGGACAGCTGTAGAAAAGAAATCGTAAAGGGCTCCAATATTGGTAAGAGAGCAGACTATTCTAGGTCATCAATGATGGGCACAAATTTTCCAACATCAGAGACACCAATATCTAATGTCAATGCATCGTCAACTTCTACCACCTTAGAGAAGAATATCACTGAGATGGCAGACGAAGCTGAGCTTGAGTATATTGAACCCCAACTTGAAGAAGGGAAGTATCGTATTGAATGTTCAAATGAAGAATTCAAAATTGGATGTAACAAATGGAATAATTCTCTAGTAGGATATCTTTTGAACGAGAATGGTACATTTGATGAAGAGGTGGATGAAGCTATACTCCGAGAAATGATCCCTGCAGGAAATGGGTATTCAGTGTTCTGTATCGGAAGTGGGCATTATCTATTTCAGTTCAGTTGTGTTGAAGATAAGATTAGAGGGTTAGAATCTTCGGGCCTTTTGCGTGTCGAGGGTAAACCATTGGTTCTCATTAAATGGGATTGGAAACTGACACTCAACAAAGCTGAAACCATGAAGTCCATTCCTTCATGGGTGAAGATTTACAATTTACCTTTATTCCTTTGGAATTCATCGTGTCTGAGTAAGGTCGTAAGTGCATTCGGTATTCCCATATGTGCTGATCAGAAAACCATAAAGCAACAACGGCTGGATTATGCGCGGGTTTACATGAAAGTAGATGCTAGAAAACCGTTGCTGGACAGTTTTCTTATTTCAGTTAAAGGAGTTGATTATCTACTCAAATTGGAATACGATTGGAAACCCCTAAG AGATCCATttccagttaacaaagcaagaagaGTTGAACAACAGTTGGAGATCATTCATAGTGACTTGTGTGGTCCTATAGAAGTTAcatcacatggaggtaataacTATTTCATAACTTTCGTTGATGACTTTAGTAGGAAAGCATGGGTATATTTGGTTAAACAAAAAGTGATGCTTTTCATGCTTTCAGAAGTTTCAAAGCTTATGCTGAGAAACAAATTGGTAACAGCAGGTACCTTAGGCATATTAGCGGGCCTCTTCCATCTTAGTGTCCGCCGACTGACTTTTTCAATCTTTTCGACCTTGGTTCAAAACATCAATATattaagaactgatagaggaacaAAATACACTGTTGTTGATAGTTTCATGGAAGAACATGGTATTCTACATCAATTATCAGCAAGATATACACCTCAACAGAATGGTGTAGCAGAGAGAAAGAACAAAACTATAATGGAGATGGCAATATCTATAACAAGAACAAAAGGTTTACCAAAACATTTATGGGGTTATGCAGTAGATACAGCAGTATATTTACTTAATAGATGTCCTACAAATAGTTTGAACAATATAACACGAGAAGAAGCTTGGAGAGGTGTAAAaccaagtgtaagacatctgagAATTTTTGGGTGA
- the LOC113329052 gene encoding cation/H(+) antiporter 14-like, with amino-acid sequence MNASLLYVRLVVSHSSFYDTACAVADLNLLNSEIGRLGLAISIITGLSSWLYKYIRDFYIEATILKTDVMLLAWISKIFLVTFIMFILHPIMSWMNRTTPEGKTLNEGYVSSIIISVLGVSFYSQSIGVDPSLGPLIVGLTVPVGSPIATAVQKKLECFVTFVLVTPVYIIGGYHVRAFKFIWKDFVVVEIMMFLAYFAKIGFVMLSSLYLLMPILDSFCLGLLLTCDGIINMWYTMVVYEAELMGQQTYTTIFFTNLLITMVITPTVKYLYNPSGKYAGYKRLSILNSAVNSELRILACVYNQENVPSFFNFFEATNPVTKDSVVCIYVLHLVELVGRATSILVEHKQQKKTQPRTRNSSEKIINAFHQFEQQNQGFAIGSCFTAISPFSSMDNDVSQIALDKRTNLVIIPFGELDKHPYRAVNRSVLDKAPCSVGILFDHKNISGALIDVSVSFHDVAMIFIGGPDDREALAYSMRMSDQPNLNLSVFRFTHIESNRKTKKDDELISDLRDRIMNTKNILYREEEVTDCADTTRKIKCLEDSYDFIIVGRRHDSNSPIVRGLDEWCVFKELGVIGDLFATSTFEGNFSVLVLQQ; translated from the exons ATGAATGCTTCTCTCTTATACGTTAGATTGGTAGTGTCTCACTCCTCCTTTTATGATACTGCTTGTGCCGTTGCTGACCTAAACCTCCTCAACTCGGAGATTGGTCGTCTAGGCCTGGCCATTTCGATAATCACTGGATTGAGCAGTTGGTTGTATAAGTATATACGAGACTTCTATATAGAAGCCACTATTTTGAAGACCGATGTGATGTTATTAGCATGGATAAGTAAAATTTTCCTAGTGACTTTCATCATGTTCATTTTACACCCAATAATGTCATGGATGAATAGAACTACTCCGGAAGGAAAAACACTTAATGAAGGTTATGTTTCCTCGATCATTATCAGTGTTTTAGGAGTTTCATTTTACAGTCAGTCCATTGGTGTAGACCCTTCGCTTGGACCACTTATAGTTGGACTAACGGTACCCGTTGGGTCACCTATAGCAACAGCTGTTCAAAAAAAGTTAGAGTGCTTTGTTACCTTTGTGCTCGTAACACCAGTTTACATAATAGGAGGCTATCATGTACGCGCATTCAAATTCATTTGGAAAGATTTTGTAGTTGTGGAGATAATGATGTTCCTTGCATACTTCGCAAAGATTGGTTTTGTAATGTTGTCTTCCCTCTACCTGCTGATGCCTATTCTGGACTCCTTTTGTCTCGGTCTCCTCTTAACATGTGATGGCATAATCAATATGTGGTATACAATGGTAGTGTATGAAGCTGAG CTGATGGGCCAACAGACTTACACCACAATATTCTTCACAAATCTCTTGATAACCATGGTTATCACACCGACGGTGAAATATTTATATAATCCTTCAGGGAAGTACGCGGGCTACAAGAGACTATCTATCCTAAATTCTGCTGTGAACAGTGAGCTGCGCATATTAGCTTGTGTTTACAATCAAGAAAATGTTCCCAGTTTTTTCAATTTCTTTGAAGCCACTAATCCGGTTACAAAAGATAGCGTTGTATGTATCTACGTTTTGCACCTCGTTGAACTAGTCGGTCGTGCGACTTCCATCCTCGTGGAACACAAACAGCAAAAAAAGACACAGCCTCGCACCCGCAATTCGTCAGAGAAAATTATCAATGCCTTCCACCAGTTTGAACAACAGAATCAAGGCTTCGCAATCGGGTCATGTTTCACTGCAATATCACCGTTCTCAAGCATGGATAACGACGTATCCCAAATAGCATTGGACAAGAGGACCAATCTTGTGATTATCCCTTTCGGTGAGTTAGACAAACACCCTTATCGAGCAGTCAACCGAAGTGTTTTAGATAAGGCACCTTGCTCGGTGGGGATTCTCTTTGACCATAAGAATATCTCGGGTGCTCTTATTGATGTTTCTGTAAGTTTTCATGATGTTGCCATGATTTTCATTGGAGGCCCTGACGACCGGGAGGCATTAGCATATAGTATGAGAATGTCGGATCAACCTAATTTAAATCTCTCAGTTTTCCGTTTCACGCATATAGAATCgaatagaaaaacaaaaaaagatgaTGAATTGATAAGCGACTTGCGGGATAGAATTATGAATACCAAAAACATTTTGTACAGAGAGGAAGAAGTAACAGATTGTGCAGATACAACAAGGAAAATCAAATGCCTGGAAGACTCTTACGACTTCATAATTGTCGGGAGACGACATGATAGTAACTCACCAATTGTGCGTGGACTTGATGAATGGTGTGTCTTCAAAGAACTTGGTGTTATCGGAGATCTTTTCGCTACTTCTACTTTTGAGGGTAATTTTTCAGTTTTGGTATTACAACAGTAG